In Raphanus sativus cultivar WK10039 chromosome 5, ASM80110v3, whole genome shotgun sequence, the following proteins share a genomic window:
- the LOC108863209 gene encoding diphthine--ammonia ligase isoform X2 has translation MNVPLFRRRIRGSSRHQKLSYQMTQGDEVEDMFVLLSEVKRQIPSITAVSSGAIASDYQRLRVESICSRLGLVSLAFLWKQDQTLLLQEMIANGIKAILVKVAAIGLDPSKHLGKDLAFMEPHLLKLKELYGSNVCGEGGEYETLTLDCPLFTNARIVLDEFEVKLHSPDSIAPVGVLHPTIFHLEKKGNADSNSVEEEPGLVFEVQGDGPNTPESTCQLDNGIVEHTRTRVNLSKTGKENTFSICCWLEEDSSESSTGLKEDLETVLTEIETQILKHGLNWQNVLYIHLYISDMTEFAVANETYVKFITQEKCPFGVPSRSTIELPLVQAGLGKAYVEVLVANDHSKRVLHVQSISSWAPSCIGPYSQATLHKGVLHMAGQLGLDPPTMNLRNEGAIAELNQALTNSEAIAEAFRCSITSSAILFVVFCSARTEQSERNQLHEKFVSFLDLAKSSQRVSRTLDPIFLYILVPDLPKRALVEVKPVLYVEEDTETDDETRKDQLCEGDYSCWGYKPEKWHQDCMQTRVIDGKICVTVLSISAEVMRKLHEPSGDEDQQLERIPRFCVYLLNKTLSENSFSWQDTTSLRIHFSTSLGVSLKRLSDMFETAFKELNEMSHGVTFSGLKEPIFNLVPVLGAGNTSASLDNIITCELCSLRS, from the exons ATGAATGTGCCATTGTTCAGAAGAAGAATCCGCGGTTCTTCCAG GCATCAGAAACTTAGCTACCAAATGACTCAAGGCGATGAAGTGGAAGATATGTTTGTGTTGTTAAGTGAAGTGAAGAGACAGATACCTTCCATCACTGCAGTATCTTCTGGCGCCATTGCATCAGACTACCAACGTCTGCGTGTGGAAAGTATCTGTTCACGGTTAGGTCTTGTTTCTTTGGCGTTTTTGTGGAAACAAGACCAGACTTTGCTTCTTCAGGAAATG ATAGCTAATGGAATCAAAGCTATTCTAGTCAAGGTGGCGGCAATAGGGTTGGATCCCTCAAAGCATTTAGGGAAAGACTTAGCCTTCATGGAACCACATCTTTTGAAGTTGAAAGA GTTATATGGAAGTAATGTTTGCGGTGAAGGAGGAGAATATGAGACTTTGACTCTCGATTGCCCGCTTTTCACT aatGCGAGAATCGTGCTTGATGAATTTGAAGTTAAGCTACACTCTCCAGACTCTATTGCACCTGTTGGAGTTCTTCATCCAACGATCTTCCATCTCGAAAAGAAGGGAAATGCAGACTCTAATTCGGTTGAAGAGGAGCCAGGATTGGTGTTTGAGGTACAAGGAGATGGTCCTAACACACCAGAATCTACCTGCCAACTAGATAATGGAATCGTTGAACATACAAGAACCAGAGTTAACTTATCAAAGACCGGGAAAGAAAACACATTCTCCATCTGCTGCTGGCTTGAAGAAGATTCTAGTGAATCTTCAACAG GTCTGAAAGAAGATCTTGAGACTGTTCTTACAGAAATTGAGACTCAGATATTGAAACATGGACTTAACTGGCAGAATGTCTTATACATACATCTTTACATCTCCGATATGACTGAATTTGCTGTGGCGAATGAGACTTATGTGAAGTTCATCACACAAGAGAAGTGCCCTTTTGGTGTTCCTTCACGTAGTACAATAGAACTTCCTTTGGTACAAGCTGGTCTTGGTAAAGCTTACGTTGAGGTTTTAGTCGCCAATGACCACAGCAAAAGGGTTCTCCATGTACAGAGCATCTCTTCCTGGGCACCTAGCTGCATTGGACCTTATAGTCAG GCTACTTTGCACAAGGGTGTACTTCACATGGCTGGACAGTTAGGGCTTGACCCTCCCACGATGAATCTTCGAAACGAAGGCGCAATTGCTGAGCTGAATCAAGCATTGACGAACAGTGAGGCGATAGCTGAGGCTTTTAGATGCTCCATCACTTCATCAGCTATTCTCTTTGTGGTATTCTGTTCAGCACGCACAGAGCAATCAGAGAGGAACCAACTTCATGAAAAGTTTGTTTCCTTCTTGGATTTGGCAAAGTCTTCTCAGAGGGTATCGAGGACACTCGACCCTATTTTCCTTTACATCCTCGTTCCCGATCTTCCCAAAAG GGCTCTTGTTGAAGTAAAACCTGTCTTATACGTTGAAGAAGATACAGAGACCGATGATGAAACCAGGAAAGATCAATTGTGTGAAGGAGACTACAGTTGTTGGGGATATAAGCCAGAGAAATGGCACCAAGACTGTATGCAGACACGAGTTATTGATGGGAAAATATGTGTGACTGTTCTCTCCATCTCTGCCGAAGTGATGAGGAAGCTACATGAACCATCCGGTGATGAAGATCAACAACTGGAGAGAATACCGAGATTCTGTGTGTATCTTCTCAACAAAACCTTGTCTGAAAATTCATTCTCTTGGCAAGacacaacg AGCTTAAGAATACACTTCTCTACAAGTCTTGGTGTGTCCCTAAAGAGATTATctgacatgtttgaaactgcattCAAAGAGCTTAACGAGATGAGTCACGGAGTTACATTCAGCGGCCTGAAAGAACCTATATTCAATCTGGTTCCGGTCCTTGGTGCTGGAAACACTTCTGCTTCGCTCGACAACATCATCACCTGTGAACTATGTTCCCTAAGGTCATAA
- the LOC108863210 gene encoding peroxisome biogenesis protein 12, with the protein MLFQVGGDGTRPTFFEMAAAQQLPASLRAALTYSLGVFALRRSFLHKILDYEDEFYAALMLILEGHSLRTTDASFAESLYGLRRKSVRLRLRKESAMKGSGEEVQHSGLEKRQRILSVVFLVVLPYFKSKLHAIYNKEREARLRESLWGTEDQGFDEADFFTEEEPVVSRGDSGNQELSVRVQLATKIKKFIAVCYPWIHASSEGLSFSYQLLYLLDATRFYSLGLQALGVQVCRATGQELMDTSSRISKIRNHERERLRGPPWLKTVQGALLTCSYAVLDYAQTGLIAAVFIFKMMEWWYQSAEERLTAPTVYPPPPPPPAPKVAREGIPLPPDSSLCALCLQKRANPSVVTVSGFVFCYACVFKYVTKYKRCPVTLIPASVDQIRRLFHDT; encoded by the exons ATGCTGTTTCAGGTGGGAGGTGATGGCACACGACCTACCTTCTTCGAGATGGCTGCGGCTCAGCAGCTTCCAGCTAGCCTCCGCGCCGCTCTCACATACTCACTCGGC GTTTTTGCTTTGAGACGATCGTTTCTTCATAAAATCTTAGACTACGAGGATGAGTTCTATGCTGCTCTGATGCTTATCCTCGAAGGGCATAGCTTACGAACCACAG ATGCTTCGTTTGCTGAATCATTGTATGGTTTGAGGAGGAAGTCAGTGAGATTGAGATTGAGGAAAGAGAGTGCTATGAAAGGTTCAGGAGAAGAAGTTCAACATTCTGGTTTGGAGAAACGCCAGAGGATCCTCTCTGTTGTGTTTCTG GTTGTGTTACCGTATTTTAAATCGAAGTTGCATGCGATATATAACAAGGAGAGGGAAGCGAGGCTCAGAGAAAGTTTATGGGGAACGGAGGATCAAGGGTTTGATGAAGCTGACTTCTTTACAGAAGAGGAACCAGTTGTTTCAAGAGGGGATAGTGGGAATCAAGAGCTTTCTGTTCGGGTACAGTTAGCTACGAAGATTAAAAAGTTCATAGCTGTGTGCTATCCTTGGATACATGCATCAAGTGAAG GATTATCATTCAGTTACCAGCTCTTATATCTACTGGACGCTACTAGATTCTATTCTCTCGGCCTTCAAGCTCTTGGGGTTCAAGTTTGTCGAGCTACAGGGCAAGAACTG ATGGATACGTCTTCAAGAATTTCGAAGATACGGAACCATGAACGTGAGAGACTTCGTGGTCCTCCATGGTTAAAa ACAGTGCAAGGGGCTCTTCTTACCTGTTCATATGCAGTTCTTGACTATGCCCAAACCGGTTTAATTGCAGCAGTTTTTATCTTTAAA ATGATGGAATGGTGGTATCAATCGGCTGAAGAGAGATTGACAGCTCCAACTGTGTAcccaccacctccacctcctccaGCTCCAAAG GTGGCTAGAGAAGGAATCCCTCTACCTCCGGATAGTTCACTCTGCGCGTTATGCTTGCAGAAACGAGCCAACCCGTCAGTTGTCACTGTCTCTGGATTTGTTTTCTGCTATGCTTGCGTATTTAAGTATGTTACAAAG TACAAGCGTTGTCCAGTGACCTTGATTCCGGCAAGCGTGGATCAGATAAGGAGGCTGTTTCATGACACTTAG
- the LOC108863209 gene encoding diphthine--ammonia ligase isoform X1, which yields MKVVALVSGGKDSCYVMMKCIQYGHEIVALANLLPVDDSVDELDSYMYQTVGHQIIVSYAECMNVPLFRRRIRGSSRHQKLSYQMTQGDEVEDMFVLLSEVKRQIPSITAVSSGAIASDYQRLRVESICSRLGLVSLAFLWKQDQTLLLQEMIANGIKAILVKVAAIGLDPSKHLGKDLAFMEPHLLKLKELYGSNVCGEGGEYETLTLDCPLFTNARIVLDEFEVKLHSPDSIAPVGVLHPTIFHLEKKGNADSNSVEEEPGLVFEVQGDGPNTPESTCQLDNGIVEHTRTRVNLSKTGKENTFSICCWLEEDSSESSTGLKEDLETVLTEIETQILKHGLNWQNVLYIHLYISDMTEFAVANETYVKFITQEKCPFGVPSRSTIELPLVQAGLGKAYVEVLVANDHSKRVLHVQSISSWAPSCIGPYSQATLHKGVLHMAGQLGLDPPTMNLRNEGAIAELNQALTNSEAIAEAFRCSITSSAILFVVFCSARTEQSERNQLHEKFVSFLDLAKSSQRVSRTLDPIFLYILVPDLPKRALVEVKPVLYVEEDTETDDETRKDQLCEGDYSCWGYKPEKWHQDCMQTRVIDGKICVTVLSISAEVMRKLHEPSGDEDQQLERIPRFCVYLLNKTLSENSFSWQDTTSLRIHFSTSLGVSLKRLSDMFETAFKELNEMSHGVTFSGLKEPIFNLVPVLGAGNTSASLDNIITCELCSLRS from the exons GTAGGCCACCAGATTATTGTGAGCTATGCAGAATGCATGAATGTGCCATTGTTCAGAAGAAGAATCCGCGGTTCTTCCAG GCATCAGAAACTTAGCTACCAAATGACTCAAGGCGATGAAGTGGAAGATATGTTTGTGTTGTTAAGTGAAGTGAAGAGACAGATACCTTCCATCACTGCAGTATCTTCTGGCGCCATTGCATCAGACTACCAACGTCTGCGTGTGGAAAGTATCTGTTCACGGTTAGGTCTTGTTTCTTTGGCGTTTTTGTGGAAACAAGACCAGACTTTGCTTCTTCAGGAAATG ATAGCTAATGGAATCAAAGCTATTCTAGTCAAGGTGGCGGCAATAGGGTTGGATCCCTCAAAGCATTTAGGGAAAGACTTAGCCTTCATGGAACCACATCTTTTGAAGTTGAAAGA GTTATATGGAAGTAATGTTTGCGGTGAAGGAGGAGAATATGAGACTTTGACTCTCGATTGCCCGCTTTTCACT aatGCGAGAATCGTGCTTGATGAATTTGAAGTTAAGCTACACTCTCCAGACTCTATTGCACCTGTTGGAGTTCTTCATCCAACGATCTTCCATCTCGAAAAGAAGGGAAATGCAGACTCTAATTCGGTTGAAGAGGAGCCAGGATTGGTGTTTGAGGTACAAGGAGATGGTCCTAACACACCAGAATCTACCTGCCAACTAGATAATGGAATCGTTGAACATACAAGAACCAGAGTTAACTTATCAAAGACCGGGAAAGAAAACACATTCTCCATCTGCTGCTGGCTTGAAGAAGATTCTAGTGAATCTTCAACAG GTCTGAAAGAAGATCTTGAGACTGTTCTTACAGAAATTGAGACTCAGATATTGAAACATGGACTTAACTGGCAGAATGTCTTATACATACATCTTTACATCTCCGATATGACTGAATTTGCTGTGGCGAATGAGACTTATGTGAAGTTCATCACACAAGAGAAGTGCCCTTTTGGTGTTCCTTCACGTAGTACAATAGAACTTCCTTTGGTACAAGCTGGTCTTGGTAAAGCTTACGTTGAGGTTTTAGTCGCCAATGACCACAGCAAAAGGGTTCTCCATGTACAGAGCATCTCTTCCTGGGCACCTAGCTGCATTGGACCTTATAGTCAG GCTACTTTGCACAAGGGTGTACTTCACATGGCTGGACAGTTAGGGCTTGACCCTCCCACGATGAATCTTCGAAACGAAGGCGCAATTGCTGAGCTGAATCAAGCATTGACGAACAGTGAGGCGATAGCTGAGGCTTTTAGATGCTCCATCACTTCATCAGCTATTCTCTTTGTGGTATTCTGTTCAGCACGCACAGAGCAATCAGAGAGGAACCAACTTCATGAAAAGTTTGTTTCCTTCTTGGATTTGGCAAAGTCTTCTCAGAGGGTATCGAGGACACTCGACCCTATTTTCCTTTACATCCTCGTTCCCGATCTTCCCAAAAG GGCTCTTGTTGAAGTAAAACCTGTCTTATACGTTGAAGAAGATACAGAGACCGATGATGAAACCAGGAAAGATCAATTGTGTGAAGGAGACTACAGTTGTTGGGGATATAAGCCAGAGAAATGGCACCAAGACTGTATGCAGACACGAGTTATTGATGGGAAAATATGTGTGACTGTTCTCTCCATCTCTGCCGAAGTGATGAGGAAGCTACATGAACCATCCGGTGATGAAGATCAACAACTGGAGAGAATACCGAGATTCTGTGTGTATCTTCTCAACAAAACCTTGTCTGAAAATTCATTCTCTTGGCAAGacacaacg AGCTTAAGAATACACTTCTCTACAAGTCTTGGTGTGTCCCTAAAGAGATTATctgacatgtttgaaactgcattCAAAGAGCTTAACGAGATGAGTCACGGAGTTACATTCAGCGGCCTGAAAGAACCTATATTCAATCTGGTTCCGGTCCTTGGTGCTGGAAACACTTCTGCTTCGCTCGACAACATCATCACCTGTGAACTATGTTCCCTAAGGTCATAA